Proteins encoded in a region of the Bicyclus anynana chromosome 27, ilBicAnyn1.1, whole genome shotgun sequence genome:
- the LOC128199680 gene encoding uncharacterized protein LOC128199680, with product MSSSDGNTNLPPTPPPATVLVTNTELLVNETSTSSVAPICETGVQLTSSQGAPRRNQRVPPSYLPPDLPATAAEVKDLGSLVRVVNLLSSISTKAIQEGRSVTASNKRLVILAIDETRKAIAKYEQLVSDNTTTSLTPPGPSQSLNSTCPPPNPIGSLTATTCISPSDDLRKELNTCIKEVRKLRGDLASANATVLSPSYTTTLSYAQMAKRKNVQLQCRDNNTAMQPHSQPVPPSTKPALVISTKNPVGTRQEAVEAFRKSISFREAKYAPSKVTPLSKNKLRVEFDSPQDCDDALRRLRNSSSAQVTAEPVKKLKPMIILKGISEDLPVEDLVEVILEQNVELEKCTKDEMSLKFKRNNRNSKLYNAVFVVSPQLFRAAMPLGRIRVDHQRVHVEEFSPFLQCHKCLQFGHVNKHCRSEQTRCAHCADTTHIAADCPTKEDKHVPPKCFNCSTHNSKFPNKLNVVHLATSLVCPILRNIRDKVNDTIDYGSTQ from the coding sequence ATGTCGTCGTCTGATGGCAATACAAATCTACCCCCCACCCCACCCCCAGCTACTGTACTGGTGACAAATACAGAACTGCTTGTAAACGAAACCAGCACCTCTTCTGTAGCCCCGATATGTGAGACGGGGGTCCAACTGACTTCTTCACAGGGCGCACCGCGACGTAATCAACGCGTACCCCCCTCTTATCTGCCCCCTGACCTTCCAGCGACAGCTGCCGAAGTCAAAGACTTGGGCTCTTTAGTTAGGGTGGTAAACTTATTATCATCCATCTCCACTAAAGCTATTCAGGAGGGACGCAGTGTCACCGCCTCCAACAAAAGACTTGTTATCCTCGCGATCGACGAAACGCGTAAGGCCATTGCAAAATATGAACAATTGGTGTCAGACAATACAACGACATCTTTGACACCCCCTGGCCCTTCGCAGTCTCTTAACTCAACTTGTCCACCCCCCAATCCCATAGGCAGCTTAACTGCTACTACTTGTATATCTCCAAGTGACGACCTTAGGAAGGAACTGAATACATGTATTAAAGAGGTCAGAAAGTTGCGCGGTGATCTCGCTTCAGCAAACGCTACTGTTCTCTCCCCCTCGTACACTACTACGCTATCGTATGCGCAAATGGCGAAACGCAAGAACGTACAACTCCAGTGCAGAGACAACAATACTGCGATGCAGCCACACTCACAGCCAGTACCCCCTTCAACGAAACCGGCTTTAGTAATATCGACTAAGAATCCTGTAGGCACGCGGCAAGAAGCAGTTGAAGCCTTTAGGAAGAGCATAAGTTTCCGGGAGGCCAAATACGCGCCTTCTAAAGTGACCCcactttcaaaaaataaacttcgAGTCGAATTTGACTCGCCTCAAGACTGCGACGATGCCTTAAGGCGATTACGCAACTCATCGTCGGCTCAAGTCACGGCGGAACCGGTCAAAAAACTCAAGCCAATGATTATCCTCAAGGGCATTTCTGAGGACTTGCCTGTGGAGGATTTAGTGGAGGTCATCCTAGAACAAAATGTTGAATTAGAGAAGTGTACTAAAGACGAAATGTCCCTTAAATTTAAACGCAACAATCGAAACAGCAAATTATACAACGCCGTTTTCGTGGTTAGTCCGCAGCTGTTCCGAGCTGCGATGCCTCTGGGCAGAATTCGCGTGGACCACCAAAGAGTCCACGTGGAAGAGTTCTCTCCATTTTTACAATGCCACAAGTGTCTGCAGTTTGGACACGTAAATAAGCACTGCAGGTCGGAGCAAACGCGCTGCGCTCACTGCGCAGATACCACACACATTGCAGCTGATTGTCCTACCAAGGAAGACAAACATGTGCCCCCTAAATGCTTTAACTGTTCGACTCACAATTCTAAATTTCCAAATAAACTTAACGTTGTGCACTTGGCTACCTCACTCGTCTGTCCTATTTTACGCAACATCAGAGATAAAGTAAATGACACAATCGATTATGGATCTACACAATAA